The genomic segment AGGACCCAGGCAGACAGTGGCACTATCTGGGGGTGGGTCTGTTGTTTCACGggcagaaaaaaagaatctggTGAGCCACAGGCTGTCTTTGACTTCTTCTGTCAAGAATTTCACATTTCCTTgatgccagagaagtcccacggCCATGCCTCAATCTAGTAAGAATGTGTACTCTAAAGAGAGGTGCCACATTTGGGTGAGCAGTAATGCTGTCTGGAATCAGAGGGCTCCTTGGAGAGAAACACTTGGAGTTATGGCCTGGCCAGGGGTAGGTGGATACACAGTTGGCTGGCACTCTGCTGGATGCCAAGGGAAGGGTCAGGACATgattaagtattttatttatctatcacAGGAACAAACAGCTGGGCACTACCATTTGGCAGGCAAGGAACTCTTTCCTGTGACATGCTTGGCACGGTATGAAAACATCATTCCTGGCTTGCGAAGGGGAAGGGTGAATccctaaaacaattttaaaaatcaaattttttcctttctgagcGTGAGTTAGGAATCAATGCTCCTTCTCACTACCCTTCCAGAAAAAATCACAGCTTCTGCAGTGAGTCTATGTCTGTGTGATAACTAATGCAAAAATGCAGAAAGATGCCCCTTCCCCTTACATTCAGTGAACTGTGTGTATCAGGGCCAGCCTGTtcccccaaaatataaaacaatatctTTCATCCAAcaactggttttgtttttgagaagAATACAGGCTCTTTCGGGTAACACGGCTTCTCTCTAGGGAGAAGGCTTGAAGTAAAAAGAACATAGTGAGTGTCCACATTCAGAGGGATCTGAGTTCAGTCCTTCCTTTGCTATAAGGTAACTTTGCCTTTTCTTTCCATACACTCACAACTATTCTAAAAAACatcaagtctatttttaaaaactagtattTTTCAATGGAAGGAGTCAGGGGAAAGGGTCAAGAGTCAGCCAATCAGGAACATCCAAGAATAGTCTTACTGTGTGAATCTATTGAATTTGCCTGTGTTCTTATTGCAGGACAGGGTCCAAgtcctcctccctgcctccaggcccTGCGTCTTGATGGAAGTCTACATCCAGCGGGTGGGCAGGTGAAGCTCCTGTCCAGCACCATCCGAGCAGTGATGCTTCCTTGGGTTCCGATCTCGTGTGCAGCGCTGCCCGGGTCCTCGGCTCCCCAGGACGTGCTGGCCGGCAGCTGCTCTGCCCCCAGATGGGAGCACAGCAAGCTCTGGCTTCAGCCCTGCTTAGCACACTGCATTTCTCCAGGCTGCTGATCCACAGAAGTATTCACCTTCTTTTTGGGGGTCAGGCGGTATGTTTTCTGGTTCTTTTCTGCATCACTGCTGTGTTTCTGGGTCCACGTGGATGTCACCTAACTGGAACGCTGACTCCACACCAGGCCTCTTCCCCCTCCTCATTTCCCTCCAAGCACCCGCACACCTCCTCCTCGCCACCCTACCCTGCCTCATCCCCGGCCTTTCTGGACCCTTGCTGCCCTTCTCACCCTACTTCTCTTCTCAGAGCCCCTCCCGCACCCGTGGCTTGCGTGCGCCCCTCATaacctgcagtcactgtctgcctGCTTCACTCCCAGGACTCTTTCTCCTTTGTTCGGTCCCATTTGGACCCTGTCGCTAGGTCTCAACTCTGACCCACGCACACACAGCTCTGCCATCCACTCACCCATAGGTAATAGTAATCGCTCACAGAAAATCAGGCAGGCAAATCATGTTAAGACGTACAAAAACATGAGTAAGTAATTTATAATACTGAAATGAGGAAAGGTTTTCTGGCCACACCACCAAATCcagatttcttaaaaatgaatgttAAGACTACCGAAGTTAAACTTTTGTGTAGTATTACGAAAGAATGATTTTGTAAAGACAAACTAGGAAAACATCTACCACTCAAGACAGTGTAACTTCTCTAAAGTAGAAAAGAGGCTATAACTCACAGAGGTCAAACAAGCTGGGAACAAAATGGTGGGAAAGGAATGGGCAGCGCCCCCAAAAGAGGTGCtggtgtcagttcagtcgctcagttgtgtccgaatctttgcgaccccatgaaccgcagcacgccaggcctcccatcaccaactcccagagttcacctaaacccatgtccatcgagtcggtgatgccatccaaccatctcatcctctgtcgtccccttctcctcctgccctcaatctttcccagcatcagggtcttttcaaatgagtcagctctttgcaccaggtggccaaagtattagagtttcaacttcaacatcagtccttccaatgaacacccaggactgatctcctttaagatggactggttggatctccttgcagtccaagggactctcaagagtattctccaatatcacagttcaaaagcatcaggtgCTGGTATAAATACCAATAAACCCAAATATcgctaaaattaaaaaacaattatgtaaaatatttttgctgCTCAGacttgcaatttaaaaaattaatatggaGGGGGGTTGACAAGCAGGTAGTAGGTACTTTTGCTGTCAATGAAATGCCATATTGATAAAAACTTTTCAGCAGGCTACATTAGCAATGTGTTAACATGTTAGGCATTTCCACTCTGACCCAACAACTCTACTTCAGGAACACATCCTGAGTAGGTCTCAGCGGGGCAGAGAGGAGCGGGACCAGCATTTGCCGTGGGCGACAACCCAGTGCTTGTCACTAGGAGCCAGGAAGCAAATGCAGGGGCGGCTACATCCTGGAATGGTGCCGATGGAGAGTGAGGCACAGCCACGCCACGTGTCCGAGACACACGGGTGAGTGAGGAGGCAGGCCGCACAACGTGAGCAAGTGTTCACATTTTTGTAAAACAGAAGTAGGCTGACATAATCAAACGGAAGGCAATATACCCAATGTTCATCAAGCTGCTAGCAGTGGTGAACAGAGAGGGGTGGGGACCAGAACACTTGCACTCTATAAATTACACACCCACACCTTTTTAATGAGCATATATTAGTCTAATAAGCAGAAAAATACAAGTAAAAACAACAAATCATGATTAGTAAAGCGttccataattatttttaaattttttaacataGTGGATGATGGGTATAGCTCTGATTATTCTGTCCTTATTCATACAGACAGCGTATGAATCAGAGTAAGCGACAGGTCCACTGTTACGGATGAACAGCATCATAAGAGCTTTCACTTGGTTGTAACTTCCTCTCCAAACTCTGCTGCTCACGTCCGGGAATAGTGTGACGTCCACGCTAAGAGCTCACCCGGTGTCAGAAACCACCTCGGGGGCTGGAACACCCGGCGCCTGAGCAGCAGAGCGACCGTGGGAAGCGGAGGCAGCTCTGGGTCACCCAGCTAGGCTAGGCCAGGCCAGTGCCTCTGAAGACAGCTCACCGACTTCCGTGTTCCCCCCAAACCTGAGGTGTACGAAGGGAGCCGACGCTCACCCCGGGAGAGGGTGGGATTCCTCTGCAGACGACAGAGGGAAAGCAATCAGCAGGGACACTGGTGGGTCCGGGAGGCCCAGGcgtttcctctgctgctgcctcAGGGCCTGGCGGCTGTCTGAACACCCCTGGCCAGAAAACAGGCTGTGGCTCCTGCAGCCAGCAGTTACCAATAGCGATCACGTTATCACAAAAATGGGGAAGCTGTGGCTTCGGAAAGGGATGGGAGGAAAAGGACTCAATTTTCCAAAATCCAGATTCTTTTCTTCTACCTTCCTGAATAATTTGGGCAATTTTCGTCAAGTCCAAACGTAATTTCAGATGAGGTAGGCAGTTTGTCTGCTGCGCCGTCGTCCTCGCGGGCGCGGGCAGGCTGCGCCGTGGGAGCGCTCGCGTCCCGGGCGGGGGCAGCGCGGCGCCTGCGGGAGCTCCTCAGCTGGCTATCTTCTCAATCTCGTCCAAGTCATCCGTGTCCAGTCTTTCTATCTTCTTATCTGAGGGGAGAGAGGCGGGTTCAGAGAGCGCCCCGCACAGGTCACAGGGGAcgcaggcaggggaggggcagccGGCGGGCAGGGCCCGGGGCTCCCTGGGACGTGCCGCCCCCGCCGCGGGCCTCCCGGAGCCCCCGAGGCGCCCGGGACTGGGCGGGCACACGGCCGGCGGCGGCCAGGCCCCCGGCCCCTCGGCCCGGCCGAGCGCTCCGGgagcggggagaacctcctgtccTGGGGAAGGGCCTCTCGGGGCCATGGCCACACCCCCTCCCCGCCTGCCCCCGCGACCTGGCCCCGGCAGGGGGCTCTCCCGGGACTCACTGAAATGCTCCTGGATTCTGTTCAGGATGTTCATGCTGTGCTTGCTGTCCACCATGTTCACCGCCAGGCCGCGCTTGCCAAAGCGGCCGGTGCGCCCGATCCGGTGCAGGTAGGTCTCGTTGTCCGGGTTCCCGTCCTTGTCCACCGGGAGGTCAAAGTTGATGACGACAGACACCTGCTCCACGTCGATCCCTGCGTGAGGGAAGAGTTGGACGCGAGTGAGGACGGGAGACAGAAATCGCCGCTGCCCAGTCAGGCCCACCCTCACCAAGCTCAGGCGGAAGGCAGGGTCTGCGACAGGCCAGCTCTGGGGCTGGGACACGGGCAGGTGGCAGGACCCAGAGGGAGAGGACGGGGCCGTCCCGCTGCTGGCCAAACTCCGGCATCAGTCGCACAGCCTCCGCTGGATCCGAGCATCTGGAGAAGCAGCTGACGCCGCGCTGGGGCCGCAAGAGCAGGCGCCGTCCTCGGCCACCAGCCAGGACTCCCGGCTTCTGTGGACGTTCTCCTCCGCTGAGGGAGCCCCACAGGCTCGCCCACAAAACAGCGTCTCCCCCAAACCACCGCAGCCTCCCACACACGATCTCTCTGCGGCCCCGAGCCTGGCGGGCCAGGACCCAGTCTCTGCTCACCGCGGGCACACACGTTGGTGGTGACCAGAACCTTCTCTTTGCCCTCTCGGAAGCGCTCAATCACTGCGGCCCTCTGCTCCACCACCATTTCACCGCTCAGCAGAGCCACCTGGTGGCCTTCTTTTGAGAGCTCCGCCGCCAGCCAGCTAGCTGTTTTGCGGGTCTGGAAGCAAGAAAACATTTGAGGAATGAAGGTACCTTAAGAGAATATTTTTGATCTGGAAGACCACTGAACCTTAGCAGTTAAGAGTTAAATGTCCTAAAATTGTTAACATGATGTGGTATAAAGGAAGTCACCTGGGTGATAAgtcttagaaaatatttaaccTTGATATAACCACAAGGGGGAAAAAACTCAGAGACATCTAAAGACTAATTACTAGCTTGGCTGGACTCTTCAAGATGTCCACGTCATGAAAGGTGGAGAAACTGTTCTGTATTAAGGGAGTCTCAAGAGACGCAACACTACATGCAACAATCTCTACTGGCTCTTAGGCTTCACAGCAGCTACTAAATGCAAAAGAGGCCATTTCAGTATACATGGGGAAGGCGGCATACGGACGGACTTCAGAGGGGACGGCATCGTGAAAGGTGTGAGTGATGCTGTGCTCGTGCGGGACCACGCCTCATTCTCAGGAAGCATTTAGGTGGGAAATGTCCTGATATCTACGACTGACTTTAAAGTCGGCAGAAAGAAAAAGTACAGACAGCCCTACACAAAAGCTTATGGATAGGGCAAATGTGGCTAAATGCTGACAACAGGGGAAGGGCATAACAGTCCTCATTTCatattgttttcatcttttctgtggGCTTGAAAGTTTCAGTCTGAGTTTGGGAGAAGGATGCCACtcttgacaattaaaaaaaaaaacttacaagtATCCCAATAATAGAGTAAGAGCTGTCTTATTCTTATATCCCATAACAGCATTTTGatgctttcttcagtgatcttaTACATTCCTGAAAAATTACACTAGCCACTATAAGTGGGGTCTATCCTTCCAATTTCTAAGTGTTTTCAGTTTGAGACTGGAAAcctgcttattttcttttaattttctagcCTGTCACCCTGTTTAGTTTCTTACTTCCCCTACAAGTATCAGTTTTATTCACTTGGGCTTTCTAATGTATCACCTACACATGGCATTTAAGTTCAGGAGACTCTATGCTTAGACTATAGATATACCTCAGGATACTATGAAGAAACTGTTCCTTCCATCTTCACAAACCATTTCTTTTCCAGTCCCAGAGAAGGAACCTGGTCCTCTAAGTGGAGttcctccccagccccccaaccctgcaggcctcctcctgctgctgctgctactcacATGGCAGAAGATCATGGCTTGAGCAATGGTGATGGCCCCGTAGATATTACACAAGGCCTGGAACTTCTCATCTCTGCTGTTGCACAGGACGTAATACTGCTTGATGGTGTCCAGTGTCTCCTCCTCACGCTTCAGTTTGATGATGTTCGGGTCGGGCACTACTTTCTGGGCAAATTTCCAGACAGAGTCTTCAAAGGTGGCAGAGAAAAGCAGCATCTGGCAGTTCCTGGGCAGCATCCTGCAAGGGGAGCCCCAGGTGTCCAGCATGACCCTGAcccaggctttccctggaaggacCAGGGCACAGCCTCCCCAGGCCTGATGACCTGCGTCCCCAGGAAGGGGCAGCAGGGAGCagctgtggggaggaagggggagcaGACATGGGGCAGGGACGGGTGACCAAGAGTCCCTGAGTTTCCCTCCTTAACCCGGGCTGGGGGCGTGCTCAGTGCTGACTTGGAAATGGCCCATCAAACAAATGCCCCTGAGAGCTgtgaagagcctggcaggggcaAGAAGGGGAGTGTGAGGCAACAGGAGCAGGAACTGCAGGTCGGGAGCCGAGAAGTCCCTCCTGGCCCGAGGCCCTACCTCTGGATGCGGATGCTCTGATCTTGGTGGCCCTGAGTGGCTATCATCACGTCAGCCTCATCCAGAACAAACACCTTGATCTTCTTGGGGTCGATGAACTTGAGCTTGGAGCACCAGTCCAGAACGGTCCCCGGGGTGCCAATGACAATGTGCTCACTGATTTTCTGACCTCTTTCCACTGTGGAGACAAGATGTGTTCTGTGGGCACTTTTATCTAAAACTTTTGGGTTCTTCTGCTATAAAACGGCCATGACGACACCTGTCTCACTGCACTGTGGTTGGGAATAAATTGTACAGTGAATCTTCCATGCATGTTAGTTTCCTTTACCTACTTCCTCCTGTAATTTCCCATCATCCAGCTCTTTTTCTTTAGCATTACTCTTATTCTTTTTATATCATCCCTTCATTCATGCTTCACTGATTTCCTTATAAATTGGTAGTTCTGAGTCCTAGGATTCTGGCCCAGTGATTTTTTGCCTTGTTAGACATTCTAATTGTGTAGACGGTTTTCCTCAATACAAATTCTATtagggaaaaaaacccacaacagcACGTTACTCTCCAACTACAGCTGGTAGGAGTTGAAACTGCTTTATTCATCTGTCAAAATTACTAatgtatgggacttccctggtggtccagcggttaagaccccatgcttccGCTACAGGGGGCAGAGGTTCAagaccctggttggggaagtaagaacCTGCATGCCATGTGTCAACTGTTGCCCACTGCACCTccatcccccaaaaaagaaatttacaacattaaaaaaaaactgactaaTGCCTGTAGCCTTCGATCAGCACTTCCACCATCAAGAATCAACCCTGCATGCATACGTGctcgtgcttagtcactcagtcgtgtccgactcgcgaccccatagactggagcctgctgggctcctctgtccgtgggattccccaggcaagaatactggagtgggttgccatttccttctccaggggtgctCTAGGAAGGAGAACCAAATGGTTGAAGGGTatgggagaaagaaaagtttCTACCATATACccttttaattttgaaacacGTGAaagtttttaacttaaattttaaaaacaaaatttaaaatttgagaagGGGACTCTGGTTAGGAATACATCAACTCCACTGGAAGAGTTTTAAATGAACTCAACACACTGTGATTTTCACTGCACACTGCTGATCAGTctacaatgaatttttttttaaatggtacattaagtagttattaatatattaatatataattaatatagagTAATATATTAATCCCTCACACACAGTGAAGTCCCCTGCCATTATAAAACAATCTAGAGAagatccatgttgtcacaaggcTCCGGTACACCGCACATAGTTGCACCTGCCAGTTTGAGGCATCAAACACATACGAAGTGCCTAGCCTAATAATTTCTGGTTAAAGTGCTGTTGCTGCATGCTGAAACATGATGGTTTTCTCCAGGAAAAGTCCTTGTGTGATCATTTGTGTGTGAACTGTACTAGCCATTTTTGTTTGCTGACtgacaaactatagaaaattaaGTAGGGAATCTGACATATACTTTCTTAAAAATGA from the Capra hircus breed San Clemente chromosome 18, ASM170441v1, whole genome shotgun sequence genome contains:
- the DDX19A gene encoding ATP-dependent RNA helicase DDX19A isoform X1, whose translation is MATDSWALAVDEQEAAVKSMSNLQIKEEKVKPDTNGVIKTNATPEKTDEEEKEDRAAQSLLNKLIRSNLVDNTNQVEVLQRDPNSPLYSVKSFEELRLKPQLLQGVYAMGFNRPSKIQENALPMMLAEPPQNLIAQSQSGTGKTAAFVLAMLSRVEPAERYPQCLCLSPTYELALQTGKVIEQMGKFHPELKLAYAVRGNKLERGQKISEHIVIGTPGTVLDWCSKLKFIDPKKIKVFVLDEADVMIATQGHQDQSIRIQRMLPRNCQMLLFSATFEDSVWKFAQKVVPDPNIIKLKREEETLDTIKQYYVLCNSRDEKFQALCNIYGAITIAQAMIFCHTRKTASWLAAELSKEGHQVALLSGEMVVEQRAAVIERFREGKEKVLVTTNVCARGIDVEQVSVVINFDLPVDKDGNPDNETYLHRIGRTGRFGKRGLAVNMVDSKHSMNILNRIQEHFNKKIERLDTDDLDEIEKIAS
- the DDX19A gene encoding ATP-dependent RNA helicase DDX19A isoform X2 is translated as MSGTFLIRKPQLLQGVYAMGFNRPSKIQENALPMMLAEPPQNLIAQSQSGTGKTAAFVLAMLSRVEPAERYPQCLCLSPTYELALQTGKVIEQMGKFHPELKLAYAVRGNKLERGQKISEHIVIGTPGTVLDWCSKLKFIDPKKIKVFVLDEADVMIATQGHQDQSIRIQRMLPRNCQMLLFSATFEDSVWKFAQKVVPDPNIIKLKREEETLDTIKQYYVLCNSRDEKFQALCNIYGAITIAQAMIFCHTRKTASWLAAELSKEGHQVALLSGEMVVEQRAAVIERFREGKEKVLVTTNVCARGIDVEQVSVVINFDLPVDKDGNPDNETYLHRIGRTGRFGKRGLAVNMVDSKHSMNILNRIQEHFNKKIERLDTDDLDEIEKIAS